The Sulfurihydrogenibium sp. YO3AOP1 genome has a window encoding:
- a CDS encoding MinD/ParA family protein: MEQQLKQLKELVNKAGPEIIQMKKNPKFLCVSSGKGGVGKTNFSINLAYILANHFNKKVLLIDADIGLGNIHVILNIPLIKSLKEFFEGKDIEENIIKVKNFDLIPGFSGIDNISDIENIDLNHLIKRLDEISGEYDYIIIDTAAGIGKEVINFIFPSDKTYIITTPEPTALTDAYSLIKSVFKIYGYSNFKIVINMCRSKEEGLETFERLSNSCKRFLNLELNLAGILPFSENLKKSVISRTLISESYKTDSFTKNLIEIAKKETGEDIKRENKESFFKKLFSFIK; this comes from the coding sequence ATGGAGCAGCAGTTAAAACAATTAAAAGAACTTGTTAATAAAGCAGGTCCTGAAATTATACAAATGAAAAAAAATCCAAAATTTTTATGCGTGTCAAGCGGTAAAGGTGGAGTAGGAAAAACAAATTTTTCAATAAACTTGGCTTATATACTGGCAAACCATTTTAACAAAAAAGTTCTTCTGATAGATGCTGATATTGGGCTTGGCAACATTCACGTCATATTAAACATACCGTTGATAAAATCTTTAAAAGAATTTTTTGAAGGTAAAGATATAGAAGAGAACATAATAAAAGTTAAAAACTTTGATTTAATACCAGGGTTTTCTGGTATAGACAATATAAGCGATATAGAAAACATAGATTTAAATCATTTGATAAAGAGATTAGACGAAATATCCGGAGAATATGACTACATCATAATAGATACAGCTGCAGGGATTGGTAAAGAAGTAATAAACTTTATCTTTCCTTCAGACAAAACATATATCATAACAACACCTGAACCTACAGCCCTTACCGATGCTTATAGTCTAATAAAATCTGTCTTTAAAATTTATGGCTATTCTAATTTTAAAATAGTAATTAACATGTGTAGAAGTAAAGAAGAAGGACTAGAAACTTTTGAAAGACTTTCAAATTCTTGTAAAAGATTTCTAAATTTAGAATTAAATCTTGCAGGAATATTACCATTTTCTGAAAATCTTAAGAAGAGTGTTATATCAAGAACATTAATTTCTGAAAGTTATAAAACAGACTCCTTTACAAAAAATTTAATTGAAATTGCAAAAAAAGAAACGGGAGAAGATATCAAAAGAGAAAATAAAGAAAGCTTCTTTAAAAAACTGTTTTCTTTTATTAAATAA
- a CDS encoding FliH/SctL family protein has protein sequence MKLNLTDFTQLKNISEKLEEKENDNNLEKEIEILKNQINQLLKQIEIEKENAYKKGFEDATKSLEEKYKNILEQKIKEIEASFNDKSSAEIKQAQDTIEKIQNSLKQHYQIYLAKISEIISDSIAEILEFLYIYEKDPEKVAEKINEILEELREFKVLKIKVSKDQNLELLQKFLSNVSLEIDEKLEGNDFIIEFDNGKIENKFREKIEIVKDEIKREIKKLSEI, from the coding sequence ATGAAGCTGAATTTAACTGATTTTACTCAGCTTAAAAATATTTCTGAAAAATTAGAAGAAAAAGAAAATGACAATAATTTAGAGAAAGAAATTGAAATTTTAAAAAATCAAATTAATCAATTATTAAAACAAATTGAAATAGAGAAGGAGAATGCTTATAAAAAGGGCTTTGAAGATGCTACAAAGTCCTTGGAAGAAAAGTATAAAAATATATTAGAACAAAAAATAAAAGAAATAGAAGCAAGCTTTAATGACAAATCCAGCGCCGAAATTAAACAAGCTCAAGATACTATTGAGAAAATACAAAATAGCTTAAAACAGCATTATCAAATATATTTAGCAAAAATATCGGAAATAATCTCTGACAGTATAGCAGAAATTTTAGAATTTCTGTACATTTATGAAAAAGACCCCGAAAAAGTTGCTGAAAAAATAAATGAGATATTAGAAGAGCTAAGGGAATTTAAAGTATTAAAAATTAAAGTCAGTAAAGACCAAAATTTGGAATTATTACAAAAATTTCTATCTAATGTATCTTTAGAAATAGATGAAAAATTAGAAGGAAATGATTTTATTATTGAGTTTGATAATGGAAAAATAGAAAATAAATTTAGAGAAAAAATAGAGATTGTAAAAGATGAAATTAAAAGAGAGATTAAAAAACTATCCGAAATATAA
- the flhF gene encoding flagellar biosynthesis protein FlhF, which translates to MEPKIKIFEGYDLNKLMHQIKENLGEEFKILYQNEIKEKTKIPFFKKTKYILIVEPIENKISFEDILSENLEEENKKEEVQVYNPFKAENKQEIVEKTESVIKTTVHNDLNQKLNIKEEYYDNNITYKEITEEFTGKALDLINLLIQKDVELDVAKEIVRNACGLEMGSNKLDLKHFTYRESLIEGIEKSFIFKGDIFKDSDRRRVVAFLGPTGVGKTTNLFKVASKLILEENKKVAVVSIDTFKAGAGDQARSYCNILGIPFQILSDPKKLRETVDDLDFVDVILIDTVGRSHYDHWKLGEIKETLRLIDEIEYMMVVSCNWKNKESYNLIQKYRKFFNISYLFFTKIDETAYPGTILNLAYKTKLPLTYISTGQNVPEDLKIITPERLASYLLMENE; encoded by the coding sequence ATGGAACCTAAAATAAAAATCTTTGAAGGCTATGATTTAAACAAATTGATGCACCAAATAAAAGAAAATTTAGGTGAGGAGTTTAAAATTCTATATCAAAATGAGATAAAAGAAAAAACAAAAATTCCTTTTTTTAAGAAAACAAAATATATCCTCATAGTTGAACCAATAGAAAATAAAATTTCTTTTGAGGATATCTTATCTGAAAATCTAGAAGAGGAAAACAAAAAAGAAGAAGTACAAGTTTATAATCCATTTAAAGCAGAAAATAAACAGGAAATTGTTGAAAAAACTGAATCTGTTATAAAAACTACAGTTCATAATGATTTAAATCAAAAACTAAACATAAAAGAAGAGTATTACGATAATAATATAACATACAAAGAAATCACAGAAGAATTTACAGGAAAAGCTTTAGACTTAATTAATTTACTGATTCAAAAAGACGTTGAGTTAGATGTTGCTAAAGAAATTGTAAGAAATGCTTGTGGATTAGAAATGGGTTCAAATAAGTTAGATTTAAAACACTTTACATATAGAGAATCTCTTATAGAAGGTATTGAAAAAAGCTTTATTTTTAAAGGAGATATTTTTAAAGATTCTGACAGAAGGAGAGTTGTAGCTTTTTTGGGACCAACCGGTGTTGGAAAGACAACAAATCTATTTAAAGTAGCTTCAAAGCTTATTTTAGAAGAGAACAAAAAGGTTGCTGTTGTATCGATAGACACATTTAAAGCAGGAGCAGGAGATCAAGCAAGAAGCTACTGCAACATACTTGGAATACCTTTCCAAATATTATCCGACCCTAAAAAGTTAAGAGAAACTGTAGATGATTTAGATTTTGTAGATGTTATACTAATAGATACTGTAGGAAGAAGCCATTACGACCATTGGAAGCTTGGGGAAATAAAGGAAACTTTACGCTTGATTGATGAAATAGAGTATATGATGGTGGTAAGCTGCAACTGGAAAAATAAAGAAAGTTATAATTTAATTCAAAAATATAGAAAATTCTTTAATATCAGTTATCTGTTTTTTACAAAAATTGATGAAACAGCTTATCCTGGTACGATATTAAATTTAGCATATAAAACTAAACTTCCGTTAACATACATCAGCACAGGTCAGAATGTTCCAGAAGATTTAAAAATTATTACTCCTGAAAGACTTGCTTCATATCTGCTTATGGAGAATGAATGA
- a CDS encoding sigma-70 family RNA polymerase sigma factor has translation MNLSKEQKKQIVEEYIGLVKKVASKIFYRLPDCEIEFDDLVQTGIVGLLKALENYNEDKGKFSTYAYIRIRGEILDFLRQQDIMPKTEKDKITIEYADKLGDELPISKNAIMLSLDKIISEDGEEFSFIDLFASKSKTPEEEYAQKELLEKISEAIDKYLDDIEKKIIQYLYFEEKDPKEISEIMNISLGRISQLKSRAVEKLKKILYDNIEG, from the coding sequence GTGAACTTAAGTAAAGAGCAAAAAAAGCAAATAGTTGAAGAATATATTGGCTTAGTTAAAAAAGTTGCTTCAAAAATATTTTATAGATTGCCGGATTGTGAGATAGAATTTGATGATTTGGTGCAAACCGGCATTGTAGGGCTATTAAAAGCTCTTGAAAATTACAATGAAGATAAAGGTAAATTTTCAACCTATGCATACATCAGAATCAGAGGAGAAATTCTTGATTTTCTAAGACAGCAAGATATTATGCCAAAAACGGAAAAAGATAAAATCACCATAGAGTATGCAGATAAACTTGGAGATGAGCTTCCTATTTCTAAAAATGCAATAATGCTGAGTTTAGATAAAATTATTTCTGAAGATGGAGAAGAATTTTCTTTTATAGATTTATTTGCATCTAAATCTAAAACACCTGAAGAAGAGTATGCACAAAAAGAATTATTAGAAAAAATCTCAGAGGCTATTGATAAATACTTAGATGATATTGAAAAGAAGATAATTCAATATTTATACTTTGAAGAAAAAGATCCGAAAGAGATATCGGAAATTATGAATATAAGCCTTGGGAGGATTTCACAATTAAAATCAAGAGCAGTGGAAAAATTAAAAAAAATTCTGTATGATAATATAGAGGGTTAA
- the flgB gene encoding flagellar basal body rod protein FlgB: MFDELDKINTMSSFYFERTKVIQGNIANANTPFYKPVDLTFEEVLNYQTVLKTTDERHIQPEPNNFIKIKPYQNGIITGYDQNKVNVEEEMAKLAESSIMYKSLVEVMKKELSKMKLAISGK; encoded by the coding sequence ATGTTTGATGAATTGGATAAAATTAATACAATGTCTTCTTTCTATTTTGAAAGGACTAAAGTCATCCAGGGAAACATAGCCAATGCAAACACTCCTTTTTATAAACCGGTAGATTTAACCTTTGAAGAAGTTTTGAATTACCAAACAGTTTTAAAAACAACAGATGAAAGACATATTCAGCCAGAACCTAATAATTTTATAAAAATTAAGCCTTATCAAAACGGTATCATTACAGGATATGACCAAAATAAAGTCAATGTCGAAGAAGAAATGGCTAAACTTGCAGAAAGCTCAATAATGTATAAATCTCTTGTTGAAGTTATGAAAAAAGAACTATCAAAGATGAAATTAGCTATATCAGGAAAATAA
- the flgC gene encoding flagellar basal body rod protein FlgC, translating to MLFKGLEISVSGMQAERVRIDLAASNLANVNSTHTENGQPYRRKVPVFEAVLDAQSQIPVYKVRVKDIQEDPSPFKLKFDPNNPDAGPDGYVRLPNVDPIREMVDMMTAMRTYEANLTAFNTHKDMLIKSLEIIRV from the coding sequence ATGCTTTTTAAAGGACTTGAAATATCTGTATCCGGTATGCAAGCTGAGAGAGTTAGAATAGATTTAGCTGCAAGCAACCTTGCAAATGTAAATTCTACTCATACTGAAAATGGACAACCTTATAGAAGAAAGGTGCCGGTTTTTGAAGCAGTTTTAGATGCTCAATCTCAAATTCCTGTTTATAAAGTTAGAGTTAAAGATATTCAAGAAGACCCATCGCCGTTTAAATTAAAATTTGACCCGAACAATCCTGATGCCGGACCTGATGGCTATGTTAGACTTCCAAACGTTGACCCAATTAGAGAAATGGTTGACATGATGACTGCGATGAGAACCTATGAAGCAAATTTAACAGCATTCAATACACATAAAGATATGTTAATAAAAAGCTTAGAAATAATTAGAGTATAA
- a CDS encoding rod-binding protein, which yields MFKDLPPLEDLIKELKDIKDVGIKSQKHNNNSFDKSLQTYLNQPKQDVIKPIKSYFDLKSIQESKTPEEVANTFQTIFFEMMLKEMKNGLFEFSSSDFGNKMYMDMFFMQLAQVMADSNQIGLKDYILNAISNYTKNSKPEG from the coding sequence ATGTTTAAAGACCTTCCACCGTTAGAAGATTTGATAAAAGAGCTAAAAGATATAAAAGATGTAGGTATAAAATCTCAAAAGCATAACAACAATAGCTTTGATAAATCTCTGCAGACATATTTAAACCAACCAAAACAAGATGTAATAAAGCCTATAAAATCGTACTTTGACTTAAAATCTATACAAGAATCAAAAACACCGGAGGAAGTTGCAAATACATTTCAAACAATCTTCTTTGAAATGATGCTTAAAGAGATGAAAAACGGCCTTTTTGAATTTTCATCTTCAGATTTTGGAAATAAGATGTATATGGATATGTTTTTTATGCAGCTTGCTCAGGTAATGGCAGATTCTAACCAAATTGGACTTAAAGACTATATACTTAATGCTATTAGTAATTACACTAAAAACTCAAAACCAGAAGGTTAA
- the flhA gene encoding flagellar biosynthesis protein FlhA, whose product MDRVLPIFDKINQNSDAIIIVFILIILGSLVLPVPPLLLDILLTMSISFSMLILMATVYVDSPLKISSFPSLLLLATLFRLSLNVASTRRILLHGHEGPDAAGHVIQSFGQFVVGGSYVVGIIVFLVLVIINFIVITKGTERISEVAARFTLDAMPGKQMSIDADLNSGLIDEKEAQRRRQEIQREADFYGAMDGATKFIRGDAIAAIIITFINMIGGIIIGMVQKGMDFQSALQNFTILTIGDGLVSQIPALITSTAAGLMVTRAASETNLGKEIFTQLTSIPKALWMASGAVFTMGIVPGMPTLPFLILSAILGFSGYIMYLTLKEREKTEKEEKAKEVIKQLEEEQPESYISPPEVLTFEIGYRLIKLVDESQGGELIKRIKNLRKQLSKELGLIVPPVHIKDNLELKPNEYRVLIKGVEVARYEVDPDKHLALDTGSIREKVEGVSTKDPAFGLNALWIDEANKDRAKLNGYTVVDVPTVIVTHLSEIIKRYSYEILTRMQVKEIIDNIAKSYPIIKDIVPSQVPLNILHKVLQNLLKEGIPITDIITIVEALADSINKTQDPDILTEYVRGALSRMITSMFAKNGQLTALILGNKTQEYLINLLKENDWQMPPLNPVFVQKLITEISKHLENFIIQGATPVLLTSPNIRRYIKQIIENYIPNLQVLSYSEIDSKIKLNIIGVVEVDGT is encoded by the coding sequence TTGGATAGAGTTTTACCTATTTTTGACAAAATAAACCAAAATTCAGATGCAATAATTATTGTTTTTATACTTATAATTCTTGGTTCTTTAGTTTTACCGGTTCCGCCGTTATTGCTTGATATACTTCTTACAATGAGTATCAGTTTTTCCATGCTAATTTTAATGGCTACGGTTTATGTTGATAGTCCTTTAAAAATATCTTCTTTTCCTTCTTTACTTTTGCTTGCAACACTATTTAGATTATCTTTAAACGTTGCATCAACAAGAAGAATTTTACTGCATGGACACGAAGGACCAGATGCAGCAGGTCACGTTATACAGTCTTTCGGGCAGTTTGTCGTTGGTGGTAGTTATGTAGTTGGTATTATAGTGTTTTTAGTGCTTGTAATCATCAACTTTATTGTTATCACAAAAGGTACAGAAAGAATTTCAGAAGTGGCTGCAAGATTTACACTCGATGCTATGCCGGGTAAACAGATGAGTATAGATGCAGACTTAAATAGCGGTCTTATAGATGAGAAAGAAGCTCAAAGAAGACGTCAAGAAATTCAAAGAGAAGCAGATTTTTATGGGGCAATGGATGGTGCAACTAAGTTTATTCGTGGCGATGCTATAGCTGCAATAATCATTACCTTTATAAATATGATTGGTGGAATCATAATTGGAATGGTTCAAAAAGGAATGGATTTCCAATCGGCATTACAAAACTTTACGATTTTAACTATAGGTGATGGATTGGTGTCCCAAATACCGGCTCTTATCACGTCAACAGCTGCAGGTTTAATGGTTACCCGTGCTGCTTCAGAAACAAACCTTGGTAAAGAAATATTTACACAGCTAACAAGCATTCCAAAAGCCTTATGGATGGCGTCAGGTGCTGTGTTTACTATGGGAATCGTTCCGGGTATGCCAACTTTACCATTTTTAATACTTTCGGCAATTCTTGGATTTTCAGGATACATAATGTATCTAACACTTAAAGAGAGAGAAAAAACAGAAAAAGAAGAAAAAGCGAAAGAAGTTATTAAACAGTTAGAAGAAGAGCAACCAGAAAGCTATATATCTCCACCGGAAGTTTTAACTTTTGAGATAGGATACAGATTAATCAAATTAGTTGATGAATCACAAGGTGGTGAGCTTATTAAAAGAATAAAAAATTTAAGAAAACAATTAAGCAAAGAGCTTGGACTGATAGTTCCACCTGTACATATCAAAGATAATTTAGAATTAAAGCCAAATGAGTATAGAGTTTTAATTAAAGGTGTAGAAGTAGCAAGGTACGAAGTAGACCCGGATAAACATCTTGCATTAGATACAGGTTCTATTAGAGAAAAAGTGGAAGGTGTTTCAACAAAAGACCCGGCCTTTGGATTAAATGCTTTATGGATAGATGAAGCCAACAAAGACAGGGCAAAACTAAACGGATACACAGTAGTAGATGTGCCTACCGTAATAGTTACTCATTTATCAGAAATAATTAAAAGATACTCTTACGAAATACTTACAAGAATGCAGGTTAAAGAAATCATTGATAATATTGCAAAAAGTTATCCTATAATAAAGGATATTGTTCCATCACAAGTTCCTTTAAATATACTTCATAAAGTTCTTCAAAATCTTTTAAAAGAAGGAATTCCAATCACAGATATCATTACTATTGTAGAGGCATTAGCGGATAGTATAAATAAAACACAAGACCCGGATATCTTAACTGAATACGTTCGGGGAGCATTAAGCAGAATGATTACTTCAATGTTTGCCAAAAACGGACAACTTACAGCATTAATACTTGGAAATAAAACTCAAGAATATTTAATAAATTTACTTAAAGAGAATGATTGGCAGATGCCACCATTAAATCCTGTTTTTGTTCAAAAGTTGATAACAGAAATATCCAAACATTTAGAAAACTTTATTATTCAGGGCGCAACCCCTGTATTATTAACATCTCCAAATATAAGAAGATATATCAAGCAAATTATTGAAAACTATATACCTAACTTACAAGTTTTGTCTTATTCAGAGATTGATAGTAAAATAAAATTAAATATTATTGGAGTTGTGGAAGTAGATGGAACCTAA
- a CDS encoding FliI/YscN family ATPase, with protein MKLKERLKNYPKYKAIGKVKKVIGNTIEAIIPKVSIGDKCIIDKSIESEVIGFKDGTVLLMSYENLDGIKINSPVEVCYTKPSVLVGLDLLGTIVDPFGRPLNKEKINYSNSYYLKLETINPLERERVTEVLDLGVRAVNALFTIGKGQRMGILSGAGVGKSTLLGMISRFTESDVNVIALIGERGREVREFIEDSLKEEGLKKSVVVVATSDMPPLAKIRAVMTSLAIARYFSNIGKNVLYLLDSLTRVAMAQREIGLSAGEPPTTKGYTPSVFTLLPRIIEQAGNFKNKGSITGIYTVLVEGDEIQNDPIADAAISFLDGHIVLSRQIANKRIYPAIDILKSISRLMPQLVNDEIMLYQSKIISLEAKYREMEDMINLGLYKEGSSKEVDLAIKMHPVIEEFIKQDINERIDFKKSIDDLKNVLNYFKNIGGELR; from the coding sequence ATGAAATTAAAAGAGAGATTAAAAAACTATCCGAAATATAAAGCAATTGGGAAAGTAAAAAAAGTTATAGGCAATACTATAGAAGCAATTATTCCAAAAGTTAGCATTGGAGACAAGTGCATAATAGATAAATCTATAGAATCAGAAGTAATTGGATTTAAAGACGGTACAGTATTGTTAATGAGTTATGAAAATTTGGATGGCATAAAAATTAATAGCCCTGTAGAGGTTTGCTATACAAAGCCGTCTGTCCTTGTAGGCTTGGATTTGCTTGGAACTATTGTAGACCCTTTTGGAAGACCTTTAAATAAAGAAAAAATTAACTATTCCAATAGCTATTATCTTAAACTTGAAACTATAAATCCTTTAGAAAGAGAAAGAGTTACAGAAGTCTTAGATTTAGGAGTTAGAGCAGTAAACGCTTTATTTACCATCGGAAAAGGGCAAAGAATGGGAATTCTCTCTGGTGCAGGTGTTGGAAAAAGCACCCTCTTAGGAATGATTTCAAGGTTTACAGAAAGCGATGTAAACGTAATAGCTTTGATAGGTGAAAGAGGCAGAGAAGTCAGAGAGTTTATTGAAGATAGCTTAAAAGAAGAAGGGTTAAAAAAATCTGTGGTTGTAGTAGCTACTTCCGATATGCCGCCTTTAGCAAAAATAAGAGCAGTTATGACTTCTCTTGCTATAGCGAGATACTTTTCAAATATTGGTAAGAATGTACTTTATCTTTTAGACTCCTTAACAAGAGTAGCTATGGCGCAAAGAGAAATAGGACTATCTGCAGGAGAACCGCCAACAACAAAAGGATACACTCCATCAGTGTTTACACTTCTACCAAGAATTATAGAGCAAGCTGGAAATTTTAAAAATAAAGGAAGTATTACAGGAATATACACAGTTTTGGTTGAAGGTGATGAAATTCAAAATGACCCAATAGCAGATGCTGCTATTTCATTTTTAGATGGTCATATTGTATTATCAAGACAAATTGCAAATAAAAGAATTTATCCCGCTATTGATATTCTAAAAAGTATAAGTAGATTAATGCCCCAGCTTGTTAATGACGAAATAATGTTATACCAATCAAAAATTATAAGCTTAGAGGCAAAGTATAGAGAAATGGAAGACATGATAAACTTGGGACTTTATAAAGAAGGGTCTTCCAAAGAAGTAGATTTAGCAATTAAAATGCATCCGGTTATAGAAGAATTTATTAAACAAGATATAAACGAAAGGATTGATTTTAAAAAAAGTATTGATGATTTAAAAAATGTGTTAAACTATTTTAAAAACATAGGGGGTGAATTAAGATGA
- the fliF gene encoding flagellar basal-body MS-ring/collar protein FliF, with protein MAINKEVIINKIKEIFQDKAKQKYIIGGLVGLFLIILIAILITKNLHKEDYAVLYSGLAPDDAGNILTALSQENIPYKLEGNGTIIMVPKDKVYDARLKLAAKGLPSGKVVGFEIFEEPKLGTTQFQENVNYIRAVEGELTRTIKQLDAVMDAKVNIALPKDSIFVRQEDEAKASVIIKLWPDKDLTKEQIKAIVFLVSRAVPNLKPENVTVVDNRGRVLSDLIDEESANESGDKTVDLKRKLERQLEKDIQSMLAKVVGPERVVVKASVELETGKVHQKDEIYDPDKVAVVSERKIKESETEESQTINAPPGTPTNVPPVMNTPVMGGGGKKKEKSDITTNYDVSKSMIETQKPLFTIKKVSVGVMIDGKYKEIKDKDGNIIKQFEPRSQQELQSYENLIKSAIGFDPNRGDQVTVISVPFEATSTQEEVSTKQQNLIMYVIAGILLLLILGLLAFIFIKKKKQKKEEIITATTLSAPLAGVAAEALAKKYEEEKSLVSEIEKLPEYLKILEIAEENPQMIANIITKWIKEDAKK; from the coding sequence TTGGCTATAAATAAAGAAGTAATAATAAACAAAATAAAAGAAATATTTCAGGATAAAGCTAAGCAAAAATACATTATTGGTGGTCTTGTAGGATTATTTTTAATTATTCTTATAGCAATACTGATTACAAAGAATTTGCATAAAGAAGATTATGCTGTTTTATATTCAGGTTTAGCTCCGGATGATGCCGGCAATATTCTTACTGCTTTATCACAAGAAAACATACCTTATAAATTAGAAGGCAATGGAACTATAATCATGGTTCCAAAAGATAAAGTTTATGATGCTCGTTTAAAGTTGGCTGCAAAGGGATTGCCTTCCGGAAAAGTTGTAGGATTTGAGATTTTTGAAGAACCAAAGCTCGGAACAACGCAATTTCAAGAAAACGTTAACTATATAAGAGCAGTAGAAGGGGAATTAACAAGAACGATCAAACAGTTAGATGCTGTGATGGATGCAAAGGTAAATATAGCCCTTCCTAAGGATTCTATTTTTGTCAGGCAAGAAGACGAAGCAAAAGCATCTGTAATTATAAAACTCTGGCCAGACAAAGACTTAACAAAAGAGCAAATTAAAGCTATTGTATTTTTAGTTTCTCGTGCTGTACCGAACTTAAAACCAGAAAATGTAACAGTTGTAGATAATAGAGGTAGGGTTCTTTCTGATTTAATAGATGAAGAATCAGCCAACGAATCCGGAGACAAAACCGTTGACTTAAAAAGAAAATTAGAAAGGCAGCTTGAAAAAGATATTCAGTCTATGCTTGCTAAGGTAGTAGGTCCGGAGAGAGTAGTAGTTAAAGCCAGCGTAGAGCTTGAAACAGGAAAAGTTCATCAAAAAGATGAAATCTATGACCCGGATAAAGTAGCGGTAGTTAGCGAGAGAAAAATTAAGGAATCGGAAACAGAAGAATCTCAAACAATAAACGCACCACCTGGTACACCAACAAACGTTCCCCCTGTAATGAATACGCCTGTAATGGGTGGGGGAGGAAAGAAAAAAGAAAAGAGTGATATAACAACAAATTACGATGTTTCTAAATCAATGATAGAAACACAAAAACCACTGTTTACTATTAAAAAAGTAAGCGTTGGTGTTATGATTGATGGAAAGTATAAAGAAATTAAAGATAAGGATGGCAATATAATAAAACAATTTGAGCCAAGAAGTCAGCAAGAACTACAATCCTATGAAAATTTAATCAAAAGTGCTATAGGATTTGACCCAAACAGAGGAGATCAAGTTACCGTAATCAGCGTTCCATTTGAAGCTACCTCCACGCAGGAAGAAGTATCTACTAAACAGCAAAATTTAATAATGTATGTAATTGCAGGAATATTACTTTTACTTATACTAGGTTTATTAGCGTTTATTTTTATCAAAAAGAAAAAACAGAAAAAAGAAGAAATTATTACTGCTACTACTCTTTCAGCACCATTAGCCGGGGTTGCTGCTGAAGCATTAGCAAAAAAATATGAAGAAGAAAAAAGTTTAGTGTCGGAAATAGAAAAATTACCTGAATATCTAAAAATATTAGAAATAGCCGAAGAAAATCCTCAAATGATAGCTAATATCATAACAAAATGGATTAAAGAAGATGCTAAAAAATGA
- the fliE gene encoding flagellar hook-basal body complex protein FliE gives MRIEGLNGLLLKLDVEKKEESNTSFSDLLQNFIKDVNNDLINAKNIEQDLSLGKIQNIQDAMYQIEKADISFRLLTEIRNKALESYQEIMRMQV, from the coding sequence ATGAGAATTGAAGGACTAAATGGATTGCTACTAAAGTTAGATGTAGAAAAAAAAGAAGAAAGTAATACATCTTTTTCAGATTTGCTTCAAAACTTTATAAAAGATGTTAACAATGATTTGATTAATGCTAAAAATATAGAACAAGACTTATCACTTGGTAAAATCCAAAACATCCAAGATGCGATGTATCAGATAGAAAAAGCCGATATTTCATTTAGACTCTTAACAGAAATTAGAAATAAAGCTTTAGAAAGTTATCAAGAAATTATGAGAATGCAAGTCTAA